In Shouchella patagoniensis, the following are encoded in one genomic region:
- a CDS encoding phosphatase PAP2 family protein encodes MNQRTQTSLKISILCLIGFFFLVLVLDTDFMVQFDYFVLESVASIRADWITTIMAAFAFIGSVSVVIVLAIIMIVIFLILKTPQKEIFFTTATLATTGLLNTVVKQIIARLRPEDFMMVDLSSYSFPSGHTMGAMSFYTVLTFFIWKRVDSFQVRVGVLLFAVVMILGMGFSRIYLGVHYATDVFGGFLLSVAIIAFYYWFFQARLIKD; translated from the coding sequence ATGAACCAACGTACTCAAACGTCTTTAAAAATAAGTATCCTATGCTTAATTGGATTCTTCTTCCTTGTACTCGTTTTAGATACAGATTTTATGGTTCAATTTGATTATTTTGTTTTAGAATCTGTTGCTTCCATTCGTGCCGATTGGATCACAACCATTATGGCGGCTTTTGCATTCATTGGTTCCGTTTCTGTCGTCATAGTCTTAGCAATAATTATGATTGTTATATTTTTAATCTTAAAGACACCTCAAAAAGAAATTTTCTTTACTACCGCTACGTTAGCCACAACTGGTTTGCTAAATACTGTTGTTAAGCAAATTATTGCACGTCTTCGCCCAGAAGATTTTATGATGGTTGACTTGTCGTCATATAGTTTTCCAAGTGGGCATACAATGGGGGCTATGTCTTTTTATACTGTTCTTACTTTTTTTATTTGGAAAAGAGTTGATTCTTTTCAGGTAAGAGTCGGAGTTCTACTTTTTGCGGTCGTTATGATACTTGGAATGGGCTTTTCACGTATTTATTTAGGTGTTCATTATGCAACGGACGTATTTGGAGGATTTCTTTTAAGTGTGGCGATAATCGCTTTTTACTACTGGTTTTTTCAGGCTCGATTGATTAAAGATTAA
- a CDS encoding ABC transporter permease has translation MRIKYLVPLLILLSFSSLFIGVQDISPLDLFRFTENEVQTILISRLPRLLSILIVGMSLSVCGLIMQQLTQNKFVSPTTAGTMDWARLGILVAIVVFTNASTIERMFVAFLFALGGTFLFMKILERIRFKNVIFVPLVGLMLGSVVNSVTTFLAYRYDLIQSLSSWMQGSFSLVIRGRYEILYIGIPLVIIAFLFANRFTVAGLGRDFSTNLGMNYNRIMNIGLLIVAMITATIVVTIGSIPFLGLIIPNIVSIMRGDNLKNSLPHTALFGAIFLLICDILGRVLIYPYEIPIGLMVGVIGSAIFLYLLLRRPKHAA, from the coding sequence ATGCGAATCAAGTACTTAGTGCCTTTATTGATTTTATTATCGTTTTCATCTTTATTTATCGGCGTACAAGATATATCGCCACTTGATCTATTTCGTTTTACTGAGAATGAGGTTCAAACAATCCTAATTAGCCGCCTTCCGAGATTGCTAAGCATCCTTATTGTGGGTATGAGTTTAAGTGTCTGTGGTTTGATCATGCAGCAGCTGACACAGAATAAGTTTGTGTCACCAACAACCGCAGGTACAATGGATTGGGCACGATTAGGTATACTCGTTGCAATTGTTGTTTTTACGAATGCGAGTACGATTGAGAGAATGTTTGTTGCCTTTTTATTTGCTTTAGGTGGAACGTTTCTATTTATGAAAATATTAGAGCGAATTCGATTTAAAAATGTAATTTTTGTCCCCCTTGTTGGTTTAATGCTAGGGAGTGTTGTTAATTCTGTTACTACCTTTCTTGCATATCGCTATGATTTGATACAAAGCCTGTCGTCATGGATGCAGGGAAGCTTTTCTCTTGTTATCCGGGGGCGTTATGAAATTTTATACATAGGTATTCCACTTGTTATTATTGCTTTCCTATTTGCAAATCGATTTACTGTTGCAGGATTGGGAAGAGATTTCTCAACAAATCTAGGTATGAATTACAACCGTATTATGAACATCGGATTATTAATCGTCGCTATGATCACAGCAACGATTGTTGTCACGATTGGCTCCATTCCATTTTTAGGCTTGATTATCCCGAATATCGTTTCAATTATGAGAGGCGATAATTTGAAAAATAGTTTGCCACATACTGCTTTATTCGGTGCAATATTCCTGCTTATCTGTGATATTTTAGGCCGTGTCCTTATTTATCCATATGAAATTCCAATCGGCTTAATGGTTGGGGTTATCGGGAGCGCAATCTTCCTTTACTTGCTCTTAAGGAGACCTAAACATGCAGCCTAA
- a CDS encoding Fur-regulated basic protein FbpA, whose protein sequence is MDRNKESLIQQLIDEMITHGIYKINDRHLFELTPVEIKSLHASIQKEQYL, encoded by the coding sequence TTGGACAGAAACAAAGAATCTTTAATTCAACAGTTAATTGATGAAATGATTACACACGGCATATATAAAATAAACGATCGCCATTTATTTGAATTAACACCTGTTGAAATAAAAAGTTTACACGCCTCTATACAAAAAGAGCAGTACTTGTAG